The following coding sequences lie in one Pempheris klunzingeri isolate RE-2024b chromosome 13, fPemKlu1.hap1, whole genome shotgun sequence genomic window:
- the LOC139212061 gene encoding inositol-3-phosphate synthase 1-A-like, whose translation MSVNMYVNSPNVKYTDTHIVAQYSYQTSSVHREGDKVTVTPRTTEMTFRTERCVPRLGVMLVGWGGNNGTTVTGAVLANKLGLTWRTKTGVKKANYFGSLLQASTVCLGSGLEGEVNVPFRDLLPMVHPNDIVFDGWDISSLDLGSAMERAQVFDWSLQEQLRPYLSRMKPRPSIYIPEFIAANQESRADNVLTGTMAQQVEQIRADIKDFRQSSGVDKVIVLWTANTERFCDIIPGVNDTAKNLLAAIQAGAEVSPSTLFAVASIMEGCAYINGSPQNTFVPGAEELAVQKGVFIGGDDFKSGQTKIKSVLVDFLVSSGIKPTSIVSYNHLGNNDGKNLSAPQQFRSKEISKSNVVDDMVHSNPILYQPGEKPDHCVVIKYVPYVGDSKRAMDEYTSEIMMGGTNTIALHNTCEDSLLASPIILDLVILTELCQRVTIRPQGEEDFQSFHSVLALLSFLCKAPLVPSGTPVINAFHRQRSCIENIMRACLGLPPQNHMLLEHKLQRDFLPPHATYSNGNVAALTKSCSTNGNHKPLMNGISVHVDDAARAL comes from the exons ATGTCTGTGAACATGTATGTGAACAGCCCTAACGTGAagtacactgacacacacattgtggCTCAGTATTCCTACCAGACCTCATCAGTGCACAGAGAGGGGGACAAAGTCACA GTGACCCCCCGCACCACAGAGATGACATTTCGCACAGAGAGATGTGTGCCTCGGCTCGGTGTGATGCTGGTGGGTTGGGGAGGCAATAACGGGACCACAGTCACAGGAGCTGTACTGGCCAACAAGCTGGGTCTCACCTGGAGAACCAAGACTGGGGTGAAG AAAGCAAACTACTTCGGCTCCCTCCTGCAGGCGTCTACCGTTTGTCTGGGATCAGGGCTCGAGGGCGAGGTCAACGTGCCCTTTCGTGACCTCCTACCCATGGTTCACCCTAATGATATCGTCTTCGACG gCTGGGATATCTCCTCATTGGATCTTGGCAGTGCAATGGAGAGAGCTCAGGTGTTTGACTGGTCATTACAAGAGCAGCTGCGACCGTACCTCAGCCGCATGAAACCCAGGCCGTCGATCTACATCCCAGAATTCATTGCAGCAAACCAGGAGAGTCGGGCAGACAACGTCCTCACTGGGACCATGGCACAGCAG GTGGAGCAGATCAGAGCAGACATAAAGGACTTCCGCCAGTCGAGTGGTGTGGACAAAGTCATCGTCCTGTGGACCGCCAACACTGAGCGCTTCTGCGATATCATACCGGGGGTCAATGACACTGCAAAGAATCTGCTAGCTGCTATCCAG GCTGGAGCAGAGGTTTCTCCCTCCACTCTGTTTGCAGTGGCCAGTATAATGGAGGGTTGTGCCTACATCAACGGGTCCCCACAGAACACTTTTGTACCAGGAGCCGAAGAGCTGGCCGTGCAGAAGGGGGTGTTTATTGGAGGAGATGACTTCAAATCGGGTCAGACTAAAATCAAGTCAGTGCTGGTGGACTTTCTGGTCAGCTCGGGTATCAAG CCGACCTCCATTGTCAGCTACAACCACCTCGGCAACAACGACGGGAAGAACCTGTCGGCTCCGCAGCAGTTCCGCTCCAAAGAGATCTCCAAGAGCAACGTGGTGGACGACATGGTCCACTCCAACCCCATATTGTACCAGCCTGGAGAAAAACCTGACCACTGT GTGGTGATTAAGTACGTCCCCTATGTGGGAGACAGCAAGCGTGCCATGGACGAGTACACCTCGGAAATAATGATGGGAGGGACCAACACTATTGCACTGCACAACACCTGCGAG GACTCTCTATTAGCCAGCCCAATTATCCTGGACCTGGTGATCCTGACGGAGCTCTGCCAGCGCGTGACTATCCGACCCCAGGGGGAGGAAGACTTCCAGTCCTTCCACAGTGTCTTAGCCCTGCTTTCCTTCCTCTGCAAGGCCCCTCTGGTCCCATCAGGGACCCCGGTCATCAACGCCTTCCACCGCCAGAGGTCCTGCATAGAAAACATAATGAG AGCGTGCCTCGGCCTCCCTCCTCAGAACCACATGCTGCTGGAGCACAAGCTGCAGAGAGACTTCCTGCCTCCACATGCCACCTACAGCAACGGCAATGTGGCGgctctgacaaaaagttgctCTACCAACGGGAACCACAAACCTCTGATGAACGGCATCAGTGTGCATGTTGATGATGCAGCACGTGCATtatga